A single region of the Raphanus sativus cultivar WK10039 chromosome 1, ASM80110v3, whole genome shotgun sequence genome encodes:
- the LOC108837924 gene encoding uncharacterized protein LOC108837924 isoform X1, with protein MSKPKLFVDPVPELPLALLDQKEAGKRLLLITNSDYHYTDKMMKHSFNKFLPNVMDWRDLFDMVIVSARKPEFIQMSHPLYEVVTGEGLMRPCFKEVCTQMVEISPNVRGDEILYVDDHIYTDVSGSKVHLRWRTALICRELEEECTALICSRGHREELIELQNRKEVVGDLFNQIRLALQRRSKGRPAQTLAATNLDDQELTETTQKLLIVIQRLDDKICLMLESDGELFNKRFLLKRGNLPTFRRRLAAGTMYSISGFDVAKRAQNVRLSVSSFLIRFTDTTSFEKLIEPVSPLPQEGFRFRNQTELVGLANTNTQFPDIIGEITAVKTTVTEPPEDKNRVMATVKLEGHWLMILRFLM; from the exons ATGTCTAAGCCGAAACTATTTGTCGATCCAGTCCCAGAATTACCTTTAGCTCTTTTGGATCAAAAGGAG GCTGGTAAAAGGCTCTTGCTTATCACAAACTCAGATTATCACTACACAGACAAAATGATGAAGCATTCGTTTAATAAATTCCTTCCCAATGTCATGGACTGGCGAGATCTTTTTGACATG GTGATAGTATCTGCGAGGAAACCAGAGTTCATCCAGATGTCACATCCTTTATACGAGGTTGTGACGGGAGAGGGTTTGATGCGTCCATGTTTTAAG GAGGTTTGTACTCAGATGGTAGAGATTTCACCCAATGTTCGTGGAGATGAGATTTTGTATGTTGATGACCACATCTACACTGATGTTAGCGGCTCTAAAGTCCATCTCAGGTGGCGAACTGCACTGATTTGCCGTGAACTGGAAGAAGAG TGTACAGCTCTAATTTGTAGTCGTGGTCACCGAGAAGAGTTGATAGAGCTTCAAAATCGAAAAGAAGTTGTTGGGGATCTCTTTAACCAGATTAGGCTTGCTCTTCAAAGACGAAGCAAAGGCCGTCCTGCTCAG ACCCTCGCTGCTACCAACTTGGATGATCAAGAACTGACAGAGACCACGCAGAAGCTTCTCATTGTAATACAAAGACTAGATGACAAGATTTGTCTAATGCTTGAATCAGACGGCGAGCTCTTCAACAAAAGATTTCTCTTAAAAAGGGGCAACCTTCCAACATTCCGTCGTAGACTCGCCGCCGGGACCATGTACTCCATATCCGGTTTCGACGTTGCGAAGCGTGCTCAGAACGTCCGCCTCTCCGTCTCCTCATTCCTGATCCGGTTCACTGACACCACATCATTTGAAAAACTGATTGAACCGGTTTCACCCTTACCTCAGGAAGGCTTTCGGTTCCGTAATCAAACCGAGCTGGTCGGACTGGCTAACACGAACACACAGTTTCCGG ACATCATTGGTGAGATCACTGCGGTTAAGACTACGGTGACTGAACCTCCGGAAGATAAAAATCGCGTTATGGCTACGGTCAAACTGGAAGg TCATTGGCTCATGATTCTCCGCTTCCTGATGTGA
- the LOC108837924 gene encoding uncharacterized protein LOC108837924 isoform X3: protein MSKPKLFVDPVPELPLALLDQKEAGKRLLLITNSDYHYTDKMMKHSFNKFLPNVMDWRDLFDMVIVSARKPEFIQMSHPLYEVVTGEGLMRPCFKMVEISPNVRGDEILYVDDHIYTDVSGSKVHLRWRTALICRELEEECTALICSRGHREELIELQNRKEVVGDLFNQIRLALQRRSKGRPAQTLAATNLDDQELTETTQKLLIVIQRLDDKICLMLESDGELFNKRFLLKRGNLPTFRRRLAAGTMYSISGFDVAKRAQNVRLSVSSFLIRFTDTTSFEKLIEPVSPLPQEGFRFRNQTELVGLANTNTQFPDIIGEITAVKTTVTEPPEDKNRVMATVKLEGHWLMILRFLM from the exons ATGTCTAAGCCGAAACTATTTGTCGATCCAGTCCCAGAATTACCTTTAGCTCTTTTGGATCAAAAGGAG GCTGGTAAAAGGCTCTTGCTTATCACAAACTCAGATTATCACTACACAGACAAAATGATGAAGCATTCGTTTAATAAATTCCTTCCCAATGTCATGGACTGGCGAGATCTTTTTGACATG GTGATAGTATCTGCGAGGAAACCAGAGTTCATCCAGATGTCACATCCTTTATACGAGGTTGTGACGGGAGAGGGTTTGATGCGTCCATGTTTTAAG ATGGTAGAGATTTCACCCAATGTTCGTGGAGATGAGATTTTGTATGTTGATGACCACATCTACACTGATGTTAGCGGCTCTAAAGTCCATCTCAGGTGGCGAACTGCACTGATTTGCCGTGAACTGGAAGAAGAG TGTACAGCTCTAATTTGTAGTCGTGGTCACCGAGAAGAGTTGATAGAGCTTCAAAATCGAAAAGAAGTTGTTGGGGATCTCTTTAACCAGATTAGGCTTGCTCTTCAAAGACGAAGCAAAGGCCGTCCTGCTCAG ACCCTCGCTGCTACCAACTTGGATGATCAAGAACTGACAGAGACCACGCAGAAGCTTCTCATTGTAATACAAAGACTAGATGACAAGATTTGTCTAATGCTTGAATCAGACGGCGAGCTCTTCAACAAAAGATTTCTCTTAAAAAGGGGCAACCTTCCAACATTCCGTCGTAGACTCGCCGCCGGGACCATGTACTCCATATCCGGTTTCGACGTTGCGAAGCGTGCTCAGAACGTCCGCCTCTCCGTCTCCTCATTCCTGATCCGGTTCACTGACACCACATCATTTGAAAAACTGATTGAACCGGTTTCACCCTTACCTCAGGAAGGCTTTCGGTTCCGTAATCAAACCGAGCTGGTCGGACTGGCTAACACGAACACACAGTTTCCGG ACATCATTGGTGAGATCACTGCGGTTAAGACTACGGTGACTGAACCTCCGGAAGATAAAAATCGCGTTATGGCTACGGTCAAACTGGAAGg TCATTGGCTCATGATTCTCCGCTTCCTGATGTGA
- the LOC108837924 gene encoding uncharacterized protein LOC108837924 isoform X2, which yields MSKPKLFVDPVPELPLALLDQKEAGKRLLLITNSDYHYTDKMMKHSFNKFLPNVMDWRDLFDMVIVSARKPEFIQMSHPLYEVVTGEGLMRPCFKVCTQMVEISPNVRGDEILYVDDHIYTDVSGSKVHLRWRTALICRELEEECTALICSRGHREELIELQNRKEVVGDLFNQIRLALQRRSKGRPAQTLAATNLDDQELTETTQKLLIVIQRLDDKICLMLESDGELFNKRFLLKRGNLPTFRRRLAAGTMYSISGFDVAKRAQNVRLSVSSFLIRFTDTTSFEKLIEPVSPLPQEGFRFRNQTELVGLANTNTQFPDIIGEITAVKTTVTEPPEDKNRVMATVKLEGHWLMILRFLM from the exons ATGTCTAAGCCGAAACTATTTGTCGATCCAGTCCCAGAATTACCTTTAGCTCTTTTGGATCAAAAGGAG GCTGGTAAAAGGCTCTTGCTTATCACAAACTCAGATTATCACTACACAGACAAAATGATGAAGCATTCGTTTAATAAATTCCTTCCCAATGTCATGGACTGGCGAGATCTTTTTGACATG GTGATAGTATCTGCGAGGAAACCAGAGTTCATCCAGATGTCACATCCTTTATACGAGGTTGTGACGGGAGAGGGTTTGATGCGTCCATGTTTTAAG GTTTGTACTCAGATGGTAGAGATTTCACCCAATGTTCGTGGAGATGAGATTTTGTATGTTGATGACCACATCTACACTGATGTTAGCGGCTCTAAAGTCCATCTCAGGTGGCGAACTGCACTGATTTGCCGTGAACTGGAAGAAGAG TGTACAGCTCTAATTTGTAGTCGTGGTCACCGAGAAGAGTTGATAGAGCTTCAAAATCGAAAAGAAGTTGTTGGGGATCTCTTTAACCAGATTAGGCTTGCTCTTCAAAGACGAAGCAAAGGCCGTCCTGCTCAG ACCCTCGCTGCTACCAACTTGGATGATCAAGAACTGACAGAGACCACGCAGAAGCTTCTCATTGTAATACAAAGACTAGATGACAAGATTTGTCTAATGCTTGAATCAGACGGCGAGCTCTTCAACAAAAGATTTCTCTTAAAAAGGGGCAACCTTCCAACATTCCGTCGTAGACTCGCCGCCGGGACCATGTACTCCATATCCGGTTTCGACGTTGCGAAGCGTGCTCAGAACGTCCGCCTCTCCGTCTCCTCATTCCTGATCCGGTTCACTGACACCACATCATTTGAAAAACTGATTGAACCGGTTTCACCCTTACCTCAGGAAGGCTTTCGGTTCCGTAATCAAACCGAGCTGGTCGGACTGGCTAACACGAACACACAGTTTCCGG ACATCATTGGTGAGATCACTGCGGTTAAGACTACGGTGACTGAACCTCCGGAAGATAAAAATCGCGTTATGGCTACGGTCAAACTGGAAGg TCATTGGCTCATGATTCTCCGCTTCCTGATGTGA